The Coccidioides posadasii str. Silveira chromosome 3, complete sequence genome contains a region encoding:
- a CDS encoding uncharacterized protein (EggNog:ENOG410PS54), with protein sequence MSFLSFSRSRLARVTALTKQPCRMVLPASSPQSSSFHSSASRSVLKESDRHRDDLGSEIDKHNQDQINRHKEGHEKAGWVEELASSSEENVKADRGEISDPTFDKIQEEIKKHAAQGKGKKA encoded by the exons AtgtctttcctttctttctccagATCTCGCCTTGCCCGGGTGACCGCCCTCACTAAGCAACCGTGCCGCATGGTTCTCCCGGCTTCATCACCCCAGTCTTCATCATTCCACTCCTCGGCGTCACGCAGTGTCCTTAAAGAATCCGATAGAC ACCGTGATGACCTAGGGAGTGAAATCGATAAGCACAACCAGGACCAGATTAACCGCCACAAGGAAGGTCACGAAAAGGCCGGCTGGGTGGAAGAGTTGGCTAGCTCGAGCGAGGAGAAT GTTAAAGCCGACAGAGGCGAAATCAGCGATCCGACCTTCGACAAAATTCAGGAGGAAATAAAAAAGCATGCTGCCCAGGGGAAAGGGAAGAAAGCATGA
- a CDS encoding uncharacterized protein (EggNog:ENOG410PJY6~COG:U~TransMembrane:1 (i255-273o)~BUSCO:12420at33183), with the protein MSNPGQLFLLADHVKLSLLERQRAISLSLEPNSQDGEISRSLESLRDGIESVEKEARRLEEDGDSSFVDLKEEASNLRQQLHDLESQFYENPSSSSKDTISSPNDPSLAQDFVKASSASASTTLKHPTPQHPVSKSVRFTDTLTAQAEEEDPNRRELLQPYRDSPSPSLDHSQLSNEEIHAHHTQIMQEQDDQLDRLGESIGRQHQLSIQIGDELEGQVALLDEVDGHVDRHIGRLDGARRRLGKFKRNARESRGIMWIIGLIILLVILIVILK; encoded by the exons ATGAGTAACCCAGGCCAGCTGTTCTTACTCGCGGATCACGTCAAACTATCTCTACTTGAACGGCAGAGAGCCATATCCTTAAGCCTTGAACCGAATTCTCAGGATGGAGAGATATCGCGCTCTCTAGAGTCGCTGCGGGACGGCATCGAATCCGTCGAGAAGGAGGCCAGACGGCTGGAAGAAGACGGCGACTC ATCATTCGTAGAtctcaaagaagaagcgtcCAACCTTCGCCAACAGCTCCATGACCTCGAATCTCAGTTCTACGAAAAcccatcctcatcctccaaAGATACCATTTCATCTCCGAACGACCCTTCCCTTGCTCAAGATTTTGTCAAGGCCAGCAGCGCATCCGCCTCCACTACCCTTAAACACCCAACTCCACAGCACCCGGTTTCCAAATCTGTCAGATTCACAGATACCCTCACCGCGCAAGCCGAAGAGGAAGACCCCAACCGCAGAGAACTCCTACAACCATACAGAGACTCGCCATCTCCATCACTAGACCATTCTCAACTTAGCAATGAAGAAATTCACGCACATCATACTCAGATCATGCAAGAGCAGGACGACCAGCTCGACCGGCTGGGAGAGTCGATCGGACGACAGCATCAACTGAGTATTCAGATCGGCGACGAATTAGAAGGCCAAGTTGCCCTGTTGGATGAAGTTGATGGACACGTTGACCGGCACATCGGAAGACTAGACGGCGCCCGGAGAAGACTGGGAAAATTTAAGCGCAATGCGAGAGAAAGCCGAGGGATAATGTGGATTATCGGGTTGATCATCCTTCTGGTGATTTTGATCGTGATTCTGAAGTGA
- a CDS encoding uncharacterized protein (EggNog:ENOG410PSE6~COG:O~BUSCO:7111at33183) produces the protein MASDTDSLVDLQSLETVSEYDGHLMCPICHSPFVRPMQLSCDHIFCETCLDTCARALDSSDSIVSSQSLPDDFICPTCRLPTTSPPKSAPRLIVAMCDEILVKCPWSDHGCDEIMQRGYVRSHLEKHCNYRLVSCPDEDCDKMIRKRDIILDGYCLHEPGTCTDCGEEVIQLMIAEHKYKTCPKAEVRCSGCEAVFFRCDLEEHKNRCLKTACKASIYGCRARLPKSEMGTHERACPLANLGPYLESQSTRIASMETMIRLLQQRNEVLEEGIASIRSALQANSRPLAAGAATSSSDTSIENQPTSASEPMIDTTTRAQSSTANNTNTTTYLLSIHESLRGEVTQLADALSALDARANMTILNENLRLREDMAHISAGLNTVRMQVHMLVNSTLQQGQQRMMGNRPSPTPGSSGVSGLNTPGPSTSASQGRGIVELPERSRRLSDSREGTKL, from the exons ATGGCATCCGATACCGATTCCCTGGTGGACCTTCAGTCCCTCGAAACCGTCTCCGAATACGATGGACATTTGATGTGCCCTATCTGCCACTCTCCTTTCGTTCGCCCTATGCAACTGAGTTGCGATCATATCTTCTGCGAGACCTGCTTAGACACCTGTGCCAGGGCCCTGGACTCTTCGGACAGTATTGTATCCTCCCAATCCCTTCCGGACGACTTCATTTGTCCGACTTGTCGACTTCCTACCACTTCCCCGCCCAAGAGCGCTCCCAGACTCATCGTGGCCATGTGCGACGAAATACTTGTGAAGTGTCCGTGGAGTGACCACGGATGTGACGAGATTATGCAGCGTGGCTATGTACGCTCACACTTGGAAAAACATTGCAATTACAGACTCGTCTCCTGTCCAGACGAGGATTGCGACAAGATGATCCGTAAGAGAGACATAATCCTAGATGGATACTGTTTACACGAGCCAGGGACATGCACAGACTGCGGCGAGGAGGTTATACAATTGATGATTGCC GAGCACAAGTATAAAACATGTCCCAAAGCAGAAGTACGATGTTCGGGCTGCGAAGCCGTTTTTTTCCGATGCGACCTAGAGGAGCACAAAAACCGTTGCTTAAAGACTGCTTGCAAAGCGTCAATTTACGGCTGCCGTGCCAGATTGCCTAAGTCCGAGATGGGAACCCACGAACGGGCCTGTCCTCTGGCTAACCTTGGGCCATACCTTGAATCCCAATCAACACGTATCGCTTCAATGGAAACCATGATCAGGCTGCTCCAACAACGGAATGAGGTGCTCGAAGAAGGCATCGCCAGCATCAGATCTGCACTCCAGGCAAACAGCCGGCCGTTGGCAGCTGGAGCAGCTACAAGCTCCTCTGATACTTCGATTGAAAACCAGCCTACCTCTGCTTCAGAACCGATGATTGACACCACAACGCGGGCCCAGTCTTCTACCGCCAATAATACAAACACAACAACCTACCTCCTTTCGATCCATGAATCTCTCCGCGGGGAGGTTACCCAACTCGCCGACGCCTTGTCGGCTCTCGACGCCCGCGCAAACATGACCATACTGAATGAGAACCTCCGGCTCCGAGAAGACATGGCGCACATAAGCGCCGGTCTCAACACCGTCAGAATGCAAGTTCACATGCTCGTTAATTCAACCTTGCAGCAAGGCCAGCAGCGGATGATGGGCAACCGTCCCTCACCAACTCCTGGAAGTAGTGGCGTCAGCGGCTTAAACACACCCGGTCCATCGACATCTGCCAGCCAGGGACGAGGGATTGTGGAGCTGCCAGagagatcaagaagactGAGCGATAGCCGAGAAGGCACGAAACTCTGA
- a CDS encoding uncharacterized protein (SECRETED:SignalP(1-20)~EggNog:ENOG410Q55F) has translation MVAKSITLLTACLFGNLAVAALEKRADPTPTVSLWLPQADLKNEGITLGASVIAAQPTITSYALCPIGIDVNICKESAGITLAQGPSTYELINTIHVAGAEGRNEINCKLFGTTRAECVGSASASFRGRVTTMVTSTVFTDPEIMTLEPVSVTAGADKLKNIGPATTDAGATGGAAATGGATPSGDATPSGDATATAGGADATDVSTGGVSRVTGTTGWLLGGVAAAMAAVVAL, from the exons ATGGTCGCCAAATCGATAACTCTGCTCACTGCCTGCCTCTTTGGCAACTTGGCTGTCGCCGCGCTAGAAAAGCGCGCTGATCCCACGCCTACAGTGAGCTTATGGCTGCCTCAAGCCGACTTGAAGAACGAGGGCATTACCCTTGGAGCGTCGGTGATTGCCGCT CAACCCACAATCACTTCTTATGCCCTCTGCCCCATCGGAATCGACGTGAATATCTGCAAGGAGTCTGCTGGAATAACCCTTGCCCAAGGTCCCAGCACATACGAGCTGATCAACACCATCCATGTTGCCGGAGC CGAAGGCAGGAATGAAATCAACTGCAAGCTTTTTGGCACCACTCGCGCCGAGTGCGTTGGCTCCGCCTCTGCTAGCTTCCGTGGTCGAGTTACAACCATGGTGACCTCGACTGTTTTCACCGATCCTGAGATCATGACCTTAGAACCCGTGTCCGTCACTGCTGGCGCCGATAAACTCAAGAACATTGGCCCCGCCACTACTGACGCAGGTGCTACTGGCGGTGCAGCCGCCACTGGTGGTGCAACCCCTAGTGGTGACGCAACCCCTTCTGGTGACGCAACGGCCACTGCCGGTGGTGCAGACGCGACGGATGTGAGCACGGGTGGTGTATCCCGGGTTACGGGAACGACTGGGTGGCTTCTCGGCGGTGTTGCCGCAGCTATGGCTGCTGTTGTGGCGTTGTAA
- a CDS encoding uncharacterized protein (SECRETED:SignalP(1-28)~EggNog:ENOG410PFTA~COG:S~BUSCO:2892at33183), protein MGSYTAGVKPAFLIIAVILVVLPSQVNAFGAGNIASISKIEGKNWRHGDIEDMLKTLAFIKGHKWTSNMVKRVYFGNWLRDYSQAMDVGTLQKLQSETIRVLVWILSFMSFGYATGEFEVTAERLGVYRPEEHIDNPKDYADNKDARQYDARLRGPVRQVELDIDPETGMKNYIANERGDWATSAGYVRYSFARSIHFGRLYTKGGHKKGREEDLYEALRCLGQGLHTLEDFGAHTNYCELVLREMGMYNVFPHTGTRTMMTVRGKHIFPLVTGTFGMVDFFHSVLGEATDHFAQSEIDEADNAFGSAQASGSSAPLNGLTNMLGNVPGMGDLITEAQQLQQQSQAQAQANQQYQSHHGGYGASRGFNDDGHGQGAGYYDDTRAPGQNGANIPGMPDFDPQKTVSQIYPILVFRDKVVRRVSSVVEKIPGLESLMEKISETLTVFVYSLLAPFVRPLITFASKKLHLGSSEVINSSAQHQFEPWTDPHCTDPTHSLLSKDHFSNILNEPAGGVAAAILKFVVPRVLYAWQHADFPVDHVLNDCVSVFHHPALRDMDNEAHRTMFEVVQQWAFSRHDRGASLDHILSAESVRAGKNHTVDGSHGHGHGHSHGHGHGHVHAHSQPHQAPPYGGHGQPQPTSSFANIPGLSALAGLTGGSQSHQSHSGSSGSSGMPWDKLSSLPIPGMSNLNKLSSFIPGGHGKREMPDEPNDGTGQQPPYLGTPAYAQVGEQQQQQQHYSSGTGHDAGFSVPPPAGYEQYHQQRQPGSGDGHGVYQPPTHGAHTYDYYSGYSRG, encoded by the exons ATGGGCTCATATACCGCAGGCGTCAAGCCTGCATTCCTGATCATCGCCGTCATACTCGTTGTCCTCCCTTCGCAGGTTAATGCTTTTGGAGCTGGAA ATATCGCGTCTATTTCTAAAATCGAGGGCAAGAACTGGCGCCATGGCGACATTGAAGATATGCTCAAGACGCTGGCCTTTATCAAGGGTCACAAGTGGACGTCAAATATGGTCAAGAGAGTGTATTTTGGAAACTGGTTACGCGATTA CTCGCAAGCCATGGACGTAGGAACTTTGCAGAAACTACAATCTGAGACCATCCGCGTTCTGGTGTGGATTCTTTCGTTCATGAGCTTTGGATATGCTACCGGGGAATTTGAAGTTACGGCCGAAAGACTAGGAGTGTATCGACCGGAAGAGCATATTGA CAACCCAAAGGACTATGCCGACAACAAGGATGCTAGGCAATATGATGCGCGCTTGCGTGGACCAGTGAGGCAAGTTGAGTTGGACATCGATCCGGAAACTGGGATGAAAAATTACATTGCGAATGAACGAGGTGACTGGGCCACCAGTGCAGGATACGTGAGGTACAGCTTTGCCCGTAGCATCCACTTCGGAAGGCTTTACACCAAGGGGGGCCATAAGAAGGGCCGCGAAGAAGATCTATATGAAGCGTTAAGATGCCTTGGTCAGGGTTTGCATACGCTGGAGGATTTTGGCGCTCATACGAATTATTGTGAACTCGTGTTGCGCGAAATGGGCATGTATAACGTTTTCCCGCATACCGGAACGAGAACGATGATGACCGTTCGGGGGAAGCATATCTTTCCTTTGGTCACAGGCACATTTGGCATGGTTGACTTTTTCCATTCAGTCTTGGGCGAGGCCACGGACCATTTCGCCCAGTCGGAAATTGACGAGGCAGATAATGCTTTTGGAAGTGCTCAAGCTAGTGGATCTTCGGCGCCATTGAACGGATTGACCAATATGCTTGGGAATGTCCCTGGAATGGGAGATCTTATTACTGAAGCCCAGCAGTTGCAGCAGCAGTCGCAGGCCCAGGCACAGGCTAACCAGCAATACCAATCGCACCATGGAGGTTATGGTGCGTCGCGAGGATTCAATGATGATGGTCACGGACAAGGGGCGGGCTACTATGACGATACTCGGGCTCCTGGTCAAAACGGTGCTAACATTCCAGGAATGCCCGATTTTGACCCTCAAAAGACAGTCTCCCAGATCTATCCCATACTCGTTTTTAGAGACAAGGTTGTTCGAAGAGTCAGCAGCGTAGTGGAAAAGATCCCGGGACTTGAGTCGTTGATGGAAAAAATCTCTGAAACACTGACCGTGTTTGTCTATTCCCTTTTAGCTCCATTTGTACGGCCCCTTATCACCTTTGCGTCGAAAAAACTGCATCTAGGATCCTCTGAGGTTATCAACTCCTCAGCACAACACCAGTTTGAACCATGGACCGACCCCCACTGCACCGACCCGACGCACTCTCTCCTTTCGAAGGATCACTTTTCCAACATTCTCAACGAGCCTGCTGGGGGCGTTGCAGCGGCCATTCTTAAGTTTGTTGTCCCGCGGGTCCTGTACGCGTGGCAACACGCCGATTTTCCGGTTGACCATGTCCTGAACGACTGTGTCAGTGTCTTCCACCATCCGGCATTGCGAGATATGGACAATGAAGCCCATCGGACGATGTTTGAGGTAGTGCAGCAGTGGGCGTTTTCAAGACATGATAGAGGGGCAAGCTTGGACCATATCCTAAGCGCAGAGAGTGTGAGGGCGGGAAAGAATCACACCGTTGATGGAAGTCATGGACACGGACATGGACACAGTCACGGCCATGGGCATGGGCATGTACATGCTCACAGCCAGCCCCACCAAGCCCCTCCTTATGGCGGGCATGGTCAGCCGCAACCGACCAGTTCATTTGCTAACATCCCAGGCCTGTCTGCTCTCGCTGGGTTGACAGGGGGGTCCCAGAGCCACCAGTCTCACTCCGGGTCGTCAGGTTCGTCCGGCATGCCGTGGGACAAGCTCTCGAGCCTACCCATTCCTGGAATGTCCAATTTGAACAAACTCTCAAGCTTCATACCCGGTGGTCATGGGAAGCGTGAAATGCCCGACGAACCCAACGACGGCACCGGTCAACAGCCACCGTATTTAGGGACTCCAGCATACGCGCAGGTCggagagcagcagcagcagcagcagcattATTCCTCTGGAACTGGGCATGATGCTGGCTTCTCCGTTCCGCCACCAGCAGGCTATGAACAGTACCACCAGCAGCGGCAACCCGGCTCTGGGGACGGCCATGGGGTTTATCAGCCTCCAACGCATGGCGCGCACACGTATGATTATTATAGTGGTTATAGCAGGGGTTAG